From the genome of Mastacembelus armatus chromosome 12, fMasArm1.2, whole genome shotgun sequence:
TGTTAACCACAGTGATAGAATATTTCAACACAAGGACAATATGTTAAATTCTGCAGAGACATATGCAGAATAAACCTAGAATTGAGGTCAATTAGAAAGTCAGTTAAATTAATGAATTTGAAGTGTGGCACTTTGACACCTGATTTGATGCACTAGCTTTAAAGAAGCAGCCGTCAAAAATACATTCTATATCCTGTTAGGAAACAGAAATGTTCTTCTAATGTACAAATCATAGCTGTCACTTCCTGGCCTGATAAGTGTTTGAAGCATGATGTGTTGAaggtgttaaaaaataaaaaaaaaggaaacactaagataaactgttttctctgttttgaaCGTTGCCatgctctgaaaaaaaaaacataccacaAAAACACTCTAAGAGTGACTTTAGCAAAGGTGTTACTGCTCTTTTCTGTCTATATATACTGGTTTATGTTTTAACCTGATGATacaatttatttctcattttaattaaacctttttttttaaagagactAGAGTATGTTACACTGGGGCCACAGCTGTAAATGTTTCcattatatttatgtatatttggGATCCAGTGTGATCTTTTCAATTTACAAGTGATGTTTTTTAAGGAAAATATTATGTTCTTTTTGACTCATTCAACaattttcattgatttttttttttcctggctgAGCTTCATGgtgaagcttttttttcttgaaaaatccctttattgtaaaaaaaaaaaaaaaaaaaaaaaaacgaaacaaagagcagagaaaCCATTTGAATGATCTCAGCTTCTGCTGTAGCACCACCATGAGGCTGGAAAAGTAACAGCTAACTGGCTTGGTTGTGCAGGCTTTGGTGGCATTTGGGACTGTGCATACATAAATatggatatataaataaaaaactgaatcatTCAGTAGATCaacagaaaacttaaaaaaaatatcagtcatTTAGCTCATTTTGGATGCAAATATGCCCCACATTTACTAGTTCCAGCTTTTCCAAAGTGAGGATTTGTTGGTTTCTATCAGTGGTTTGAATATCTCAACTTGGAAGATACCATCTGAGATGAGGGGtaaattggtatcttccagcttctgattgactgagcacacctgatccagataCTCAGTAGTGGGTAGGGTAGGGATAgttaaaaaacaagcaggatggTGGCTCTCAAGGAACATGGGTTTGGCACCTCCTTTCCAGATACGTAAAAGTAACACAAGCTTAAAACCTTTCACTTTGATGGCTCTTCACTAGCTGGGACTTCAAATCCATATCAGATGTTCGACATAAAACTGATGCTCTCACTGCAACACGGGCACAGGTGTTTGAAGATAATTAGAAGAAAGGGAGGTAAAATACaggttttcatgtgtaaaatctttattttgtgCACAGAACTGTTTGTCAGGGGTTCAATGAAACACAAGCTGGGCATGTGGTCCCCTTCCCAACACCAGAAATGCACTGGAGAGGGCGACTTTAGTTTGACCCTTAACAGTGACAAGAGGCACCACTACATTTGCACAACATTTACACCAGAGATGCAACCCACCCCTCCCCATTAAAACCCAATGTTAAATTTCCAGCCCAGAAGAACAggaacaaaaatgtttttagaggAATTTTTCCACATTCATAAATCTGATGTTTGTCAATGAGCAAACTGGTGGGAGGGGAAAAGTTCAAACAgctatttgtttaaaaaaaaaaataaaaaattccaGTTCAACTAACTCAATCTACCAGGTTGTTACTGGAATGTACAACAGGcgagaaaaatgtaaaagcagtGCATGAAACCGCACACAATTCATATTTGGCAACACAAAAAAGAGCAATGGAAATACTGATGCTACATACAGTTTTGGAGTAGTAAGTACAAACGTCACATAAGAATGTTTTACCacaatttgaaaacaaaaaggttAAGACTTTTTGTtcaacaaaaatgtcttttcttcaAATGTGCACATGAGCTGCAAAAgttcttccttttctctgtgtgtcagggCGAAATGTGAAACTGAGCTtgatgaggaaaaataaaagttcacCTTGGAATGTAGACTTGGTCTCGTCGCAGGGACGACACCAAGCTGAATGAAGCCGAATCATGACAATTTGGCCGTGACTGACCCCGTCCATTCGATGCTCTCTAAAACAATGGCCGGCCCTGGGGAGGGGCCGTGTCTTACATGGCAACCTTGGCAACCTGCTCTTCCAGTCTGGCAATTCGACGGTCTTGAAGGATGACACGGTCCCTGAGTGACTTGAACTCTCGGAGTACTTCATCCAGTTTATCTTCCATTTTCTggtcagaaatgaaaagaaagttaGCTCCACAAAGTACTCTCCACttttcatttgacatttaaGATGCTGCTAAAGATTAACTGAACTGTTTACAGAAGATTTTGTAGGCGGAAATGATTTACATATCAACTTCAAAACCAATTTTGTTGGCTAATCCTAACAAAATAAGCAGAGATTTTAGAGGCAATGAAGCTCTGTAGCTGTTAACATTTTCCATTGTTGTTCCACTGAATCATGACCCACATACCAAAATATGTGCTGATCTATAACTTTTGTGGCTTGTTCCAACCATAGCAATTACAGTGAATAGAGGAGTCCAGCTGTCAGCAAAGAACGCTGTGTGCAAGTCTGAAAAGTGCAACTTTGAAATATTATAGTAGGCTACAGTTTTACTAAGAGGTTACAGTTAATCATGATGTATTTTTATGGATCTACTGATAATATATACTTTGGGGCACAACACTGGGAATTTTTTTTGTGTACTCTGCAGgtgtttttcattgttctttCTATTCTATAACTCACTACTGATTGCTGGGGAGAAACATGCTTCTCCAGTCGAGAGATAGTCGAGATGTTCTCTGCTTTTGGAGCTGGCTTGGTCTCCAGGACGTTTGTTTTGACCACTTTCAGATCGCGGTTCTTCGTGGAGACGTAGCCGTCTTTGAGCGAGATCAGGATAGGGCCTCCGTTCTTCCCGGCAAACCACTCCTCTGCCTCCAGGGCGGGATCAGGGCCGGCTGTGTCTGGGTACAGGTCGTCCTGGAAAAGATCAGACTGGGGAGGTGGAGAAAGCAGAAAGGAAATGTTGTGAGGACAGGAGGTCAGTGTAAAACGTATAAAGGTATGGACGGAGGAAAAGATTATTAACTGTATAACATTATAGAGCATATTTATGGCCTGACATAAACGGACTTACCTTACGTGGGACTGTCATGATGATTGGTTCACATTTCCTCTCATGTAATTTGTAAAACCTACAGAGACCACAGTACAAGTAGTTACACTTCAATTTTATTATCATAAATACAATTCAGTCTATTACTTACATTATAAGAACCAGAAAAATCTGATGTGTATACTAATAGaagtacataaatatatatgtaatacCCAAATTACATCTGATACATAAATTTATGTCAAAGCTAGATTTTTAGaagtttaaaaaccaaaacattttttcaactTACATATAGACATTTTTCTCTTCCATTATGGTAAAAGGAACATGTTTACAGTAAACTATAGTAATGTCTACAGCTGAGACAATTAGCTGAATATTCATATCAATTTGATGATATGATGCTCAGTACCTTgcaatttcacatttgttgaCATCCAGGCCTCTTTTGGGCATGTATCCCATGCCTCTCTGGGGCTCCTTGGTGGAAAAGGTGTTGAGGTAGTGAACAAAAGGTGCCTCATCTGTGATCTCAAAGTACCGAATGCTGCTGTCaccctgaaaacacactgtgacTGGTTAAACAGAGTTTTTTAATCTTaagataaaatatgaaaagaaaacaataatgtcTTCTGTCTATTCTCACCTTTCCACACAGGTAGACTATATTGGTGTCAGGGTCATAGAAGGGCAGCAGAACTCCATTACTGGTGTCCATCTCCTGAACACATATTGGTTCATCCATGTTGTCCTGGAAGCACAGAAGTCAGCACTTGAATTAACAGTACAGTCTGGAGGGACCTGGAGTTGTATAATTTATTACCCATGGTCATTGGTTAGTAATCATGTAGATGAAATCCAGTAGTTGCTGAGTGTAAATCAAATGATCTACACCTTTGTTCAATGCATGTCAACCTCTAATTTATAGAACACAATCAATGGGAATAAATCACATTCTGCTAATTTTTCTGTTCTCACAGgtcattttcttctctcacaACCCTGGAGTTGAGATTTAACTGACACAGACAGCTCAGAGAAAGAAGCAAAAAGTGAAACAATGTTTGCCACATAGAAGAAACTGATGAAGTGTCTTCTGGTACTTGTATAGAGAGTAGTGTTTGTGATGTAGCAAAGTGTGAGGTTGGAATGAAATTCACCACAGTGACATACACTTTTCCACAGGGCTAGCTGGCGCTCACTCATGCGGCTGAATCCAGTGGTGAAAATGTTTCCATCTGCTAAAAAGATTGCTCTCATTGGTCGAGCTCCCTCATGGGCTTTGTCCTTCTCCTGAAAATAGACAAAAATACCTGTCAGATTGGGCAGCCGTGTTCATGGGCTTTGAGTCAACAGCTGGTGGGTCATTCTAGGAAACATTATTCCACATGTCAAGCATCCCATCCCCAAATCCCCTCAGCGTTTTCACTTACCGCAATAATCTTTTTCTTACGGGGGTCGATGACACGGACCTTCTTGTCCTTGCAGGCGGTGCAGAGTAGGCTGCCATTGCGGCTCCAGCTGACACTAAAGATAACATCGGGGTGCATATCCTCCAGATTGATCATGGTCTCTCCCGTGCCCACATTCCAGATGATGATCTGGTTGTCACACCCtaaaatggacacacacacagagcaaagccTGACTGCACACACCTCTGTGTCCAAGGCTATTTTCAGGATTTTATGTCACACAAAGCAGCGCGACCCCTAAGACAACTGGTCAGATTTGAAATTCAGCTGTGCACGGTGGAGAAATGGCAGAACTGTTACTTTAGCAGACAGTATTATTTCAATTTGAGGGCACAGCGTGTACCGGAGGCTTCAGCTGAAGGTTACCTGCACTGAGGAGGACGTTGCGAGCGGTGGGATGCCAAGACACAATGCCGACTCTCTTAGAGTGACCTTCTAACACAACTACAGGCTCTGAAAGGGCTGTCTCCAGCCCATTCTCAGGGATCTGCCAAACCTGGAGAAAAAATAccacacagagaaaatcaagagccacagaaaataaataaataaatcagtttttcatattaaaaactgtgaacgtgaagaaaaaaaaaaaaagaacaattagaatcagacattttctttacttcagtTAATAAAGCATGTCAAAACCAAAATGTATAAACAGATGATGAATAATTAAGACTGACTGGTAACCCAAACATTTATAACTAATACTCTTataaattacacaaacaaaattaactctgattaaaaaaaaacaaagcaaaaaaataaaaacaagaaaaactcaACTTTCATATGAACCTTTAGAGATGAACCGTATCCTTACCATGACTGTGCAGTCCTCCGAGCCGCTCGCAATGACGTGGTCATTGTGGGGACACCATTCGATGTCTAACACTGGGCCTGTGTGACCACATACTGTAGGGTAGACCTTGTCTATGCGGCCAGTCTACgagacagaggaaaacaggGGGGTTAAACGGTGTGACCACAAGTAGAGCAATAACAGTCTTTAAGCTAATATGGAAATGACACCAGGGCTACATAACCATCTGTGTTTGACAGAAGTTATATTTGATTCCATATGTATACGAGGCATTTCTTCACCCTTCTATAACCACCATTTATAACCATAATTTTCATGTGAGGATGCAGTCAACATAATTTTACAGTAATGTTCTTATCCATTCTTATTGTACATGGGCATCTTTGATTTCTACCTGAATATCTTAAAGTTATATCCACTTCTCCAGGCAGGATGTTATAGGTGAACATAGAGGCCTAAAGTAGTGACAGAGCAGCCATCCCATCTGAATGTCACATGCTCAGTGAGGCAGTTGTGACagacacattacattacatgcCTTTACTATGAGGCAGATAGTTTAGGCATTGATTATCTGTGGGTTTACTATAGATATGAGCCAGAGGGAACAGGACAGGGTCAGAGCAGCTGTATAGTGAAGAGCAGGCTTATAGAACTGATCCACAATATGTTCTGAATAACATAAAATGGCAGTGACACAATTCAGAAACATCTGGATATGCTTTACACTGCTTTGCAGTTTCATCAGTCCTCACCTTTTGCAGAGGAAGTACAAGAAAGGCTCCTCCTCCGCTTGCCTCTATGATGATGGCAACAAACTTGGGGTTGACAGCACAGAAGGAGCTGTCCCATGTAACCCTGGAGACACGGATGTCATCGTAACACTGGTCGTTCCTCACCGCCTGACCAAACACATGACGGAACTTGCTCTGTCGCACGACTCGCCGCAACATATCTGCAGAGAGAAATCAAGAGTTCAGTAAATCAGAGCTCCTGAATGCTTTGCccacaaatgttttcataaagGAAAATTCTGTATAAAATGTATAGGCACTGTCAAATGTGGCCATTATGAAAGTGGTGatataaaatcttaaaatgagCAGCCGTCTGTCATCACTGAGCATGCCAATGAAACCTTGACGGGTAAATTTGGCTTACTGCCACTGCAGTCTGTCTGATCTGAGATTATGTTTATTAGCTGTGACTGAGTTTGTTCTTGTGCATGCAAAGAAACTAAACCATCTCGACCTAATGGCAAACATGAGACACATTTTTTCTCCAGATGTCTTTCAGACCAAGAGAAAAAGGGTACAGTTCTACAAAGATTGTTGATAGACCTGGATTTGAATTTTGGCCTTCTTCCATATgcatttaaaaaactaaatacatgtactttttttcagtatttcacaATGTATGAATGTCTGCTGGAGTGTGGAATTTACAGTAACTGGATGATTGCACATATTTAAAGTTACAGTACAGGCACTTTCATTAATATTTAGGTTACCTCAATGGATTATGCTTTTGGAGCTGATGTTTTTCTAAAGTAGTATAGTCCCTAGTTTGAACAACACACTACATTTTAGGTTCTCTTGATTAGAGCGCAGGTGATGTTTAACTTTTAAACTGTGAGCACATCACATATGGTCTGTCACTGCTCCGAGACCCTGGGATTGCTCTCAATTGTTGATCTACATTTAATGATCACACTGTGGCTCAGTACATCTCTTCCTGTTCCTTCTTTAACTCTCATTTCTGCTTTAGAAGAAGTTGTACGTCAAGTTTGGACAGCATGCTAAACAATCACAGTAGGAATTCTCAAAAAACTGGATTTATCTTGGCATTATCTATCGTAACTCCAGAAAATGCTGTCTGTGATAAAAGGGGGAGATTAGACATCATTTTAGTGACGTGCTTAGCTGTGTAATTATCTGGAAAATATAGCATATCAGGGTGGTAATTAAGCTGCCAGTCTGACGTGACATACTGGGCTGTTATACAGACGgcagggtgtttttttttctccaattaCCTACAGGTCCTGTCATCACACCAAACCACCTGCTTCCTTATGTTCAGTCACTGaatttgaaaatggaaaagctGAATCAAGGCCTTTTGGCTCTAATATAGAAACATGGattttccatttcttctgattGTTACATGGAGTGGATGTATAATCCCTTTATGGTAATCTCAAACACAGATATGACAAACTTCTAACCAGGCAGATTAAGTTATACCAATGTGTGGATGGATCCTGACCTTATAGTCAATGCAGATACAACAAAATCGATACTGTTCTACCTTTAAACACTTATCTGtaactgttattattatttgagaAATAAATATGAGATGTTAACATTTCAATGTGGAGAACTGGACACAGTCAAATACAAATAATGTTATAGAGCAATATGCCACAGAGCTGCAAACATCGATCCTGCAGCGCTGTGCACGGTGCCTGAACCACACAGGACCACAGTTTACAGCTGATCAGAACAGAGTGTTCCCTCAGCCATTATTACTGCTCCATGTATGCATGTCTGACATGACGAGCTGCTGCAAGCGCTGCAGGCTTTAGTTTATGCTGTACGTTACAACACGCTGCTCTGTGCCCCACCACCAAACCACCACCCAGCACAGAGCAGGACATGACTGAACATCATGATGGTGCCCTGACGGATGGCAGCCCCTAACCGTGACACTTCAGAGTCCAACAAAGTAACTAACGTGAAAATGAATTTGATGGTGTCTCCGCTATTAACAAACCAATTAACTACTGCAGGAGTCTGGTCCTCCGTCTGTTATTTCATGTTTGGACAATGCGACTGAAACGGTGCGCACAGCGCCACCAAAGATCCAGTCCACCTAAACCCAGCCAGCATGTTAGACCTTTGAATGTGCTGAGTACACCGGCTGCTCTTATTCAGTACAGCTGCAATCAGCTGCACGGTGCTAACGCTGCCGTTGAACAATGGTTgctggctaacgttagctatgGCACCACAAAGCTTGGCGTGTCCCCTCCTGCTCCTCAGCAAAACAAGCTGCTACCACCCAAAGTACCAGCACCGATGTTTTTAAACCACCTCCTCAATCATTTCAAACCAAGTCGTTAACGTTATGGGGAAGCTTTACATAATTTAACGTTAGCTCCGAATGCTAACATAAAGTTAGCTCCGCTTGCTAACATTACGTTTCCGTTATTCAAACGAGGTGGGGGGTGTGATTTATATTTTGGCGAGTACGCCCCAATGTGACTATCACCGCAAAACACCACGAAGCTCGGGCTTATATTGGATCGTTTAGACTCTTAAAAACAGGATATGGTAATTAGAATTAACTATAATGTTAAAATAAGCGACAACTGATTGAGGACCGTGTTCCGCCGCACTGCCCGGGCAGCACGCAGCTGTGCTGGGGCTGGTCCCGTCTCATCAGCCGCTGACACAGACCCGTTACACCGCGAACAAGGAGGAGACAACCGGGGCGGAGTGTCCAAGCGTCTtctttaaaatacaatataagtAGCAACAGGGCGTTTTGTGTCCACACACAGTCGTTCACCCagagtaaatgttttattttgtcctcCCGGTGTGTTTCGCTCCGTTAAGCTAGCACAGCGAGCTAGCCTAGCTGCTAACTGTTAGCTGCGGTGGACCGCTGCCAGCTGACGCAAGTGCAGATATTTCCACCCAAGGTTTTTGGCTGCTCTCATTCTCAAATCCATCCAGCGAGCTAAATGGATGATGCACAACCTCGACCGACAGATCACATGCAAAATGCACAATGCAAAGACACTCCTCAGACTTTCTTACCTCCTAAATCTATGCAAGATTTTCGTAACCACGGGG
Proteins encoded in this window:
- the LOC113124345 gene encoding coronin-1C-A-like isoform X2, with the protein product MLRRVVRQSKFRHVFGQAVRNDQCYDDIRVSRVTWDSSFCAVNPKFVAIIIEASGGGAFLVLPLQKTGRIDKVYPTVCGHTGPVLDIEWCPHNDHVIASGSEDCTVMVWQIPENGLETALSEPVVVLEGHSKRVGIVSWHPTARNVLLSAGCDNQIIIWNVGTGETMINLEDMHPDVIFSVSWSRNGSLLCTACKDKKVRVIDPRKKKIIAEKDKAHEGARPMRAIFLADGNIFTTGFSRMSERQLALWKSDNMDEPICVQEMDTSNGVLLPFYDPDTNIVYLCGKGDSSIRYFEITDEAPFVHYLNTFSTKEPQRGMGYMPKRGLDVNKCEIARFYKLHERKCEPIIMTVPRKSDLFQDDLYPDTAGPDPALEAEEWFAGKNGGPILISLKDGYVSTKNRDLKVVKTNVLETKPAPKAENISTISRLEKHVSPQQSVKMEDKLDEVLREFKSLRDRVILQDRRIARLEEQVAKVAM